From Arachis stenosperma cultivar V10309 chromosome 2, arast.V10309.gnm1.PFL2, whole genome shotgun sequence, one genomic window encodes:
- the LOC130961441 gene encoding spermidine hydroxycinnamoyl transferase-like, with the protein MVTILGTHTVIPKEETPKALLWLSDNDQLWRWSHTPSIYVYNQKQNNNTVVDVNVLVERMRDSLSEILVHYYPLAGRLSWTDGGRLELDCNAKGVLLLEAESKKSMAEYGDFTPNEPSIKELIPAVDYSRQINELPLFLAQVTKFHGGDGGFAVGILFSHPLGDGLAAIRFINSWAKLTRGAKLDPSELPFLDRTVLKPTGPLTQPRFDHPEFKPLPLILGRTDNIEEQKKKTTFALLKLTPEHVQKLKKNANANVTANGNGNAPHNPSPRPYSRFEIISAHIWRCACKARNLEENQPTVVKFNVDIRNRLNPPLPQNYFGNALGPTVTPTCYAKEITTQPISYASQKIREAVNKVSNHEFVKSQMHYVAGFENRWDLIRTPYLEKGEYRADVPFFGNPNIILGSWMSMPFYEADFGLGKPFYFGPGGVCPYDRGVIALMPDEDGDNGYGVVVYMHFQVDHMKDFIKYFWEDI; encoded by the coding sequence ATGGTAACAATCTTAGGTACTCATACAGTGATCCCAAAAGAAGAAACTCCAAAGGCTCTTCTATGGCTATCAGACAACGACCAACTTTGGCGATGGAGTCATACACCTTCAATCTACGTTTACAACCAAAAACAGAACAACAACACTGTCGTCGATGTCAATGTCCTCGTTGAGCGAATGCGAGATTCTCTCAGCGAGATTCTCGTTCACTACTATCCATTAGCCGGGAGGCTGAGTTGGACGGACGGTGGCCGTTTGGAACTCGATTGCAACGCAAAGGGGGTATTGCTTCTCGAAGCTGAATCGAAGAAATCAATGGCGGAATATGGAGACTTCACTCCAAATGAACCCAGCATCAAAGAACTCATCCCAGCTGTTGACTACTCTCGTCAAATAAACGAGCTTCCTTTGTTCTTGGCACAGGTGACAAAGTTCCACGGCGGCGATGGCGGCTTTGCAGTCGGAATCCTTTTTTCTCATCCATTAGGCGACGGCCTGGCCGCCATTCGCTTCATCAACTCATGGGCGAAGCTCACTCGAGGTGCGAAGCTAGATCCAAGCGAGCTTCCGTTTCTCGACCGAACCGTGCTCAAACCAACCGGGCCATTAACTCAACCCCGGTTCGACCACCCGGAGTTCAAGCCTCTGCCGCTCATCCTCGGAAGAACCGACAACATCGaagagcaaaagaagaagacgACCTTCGCGCTGTTAAAACTCACACCAGAACACGTCCagaagctcaaaaagaatgcaAATGCAAATGTAACCGCAAACGGAAACGGTAACGCTCCTCATAACCCATCTCCGAGACCGTACAGCAGATTCGAAATTATCAGCGCACATATATGGAGATGCGCTTGCAAAGCTCGTAATCTTGAAGAGAATCAACCAACGGTCGTTAAATTCAACGTCGATATTCGCAACAGATTGAATCCGCCACTTCCTCAAAACTACTTCGGAAACGCGTTGGGTCCGACGGTTACCCCAACTTGCTACGCTAAAGAAATCACCACTCAACCAATCAGTTACGCATCGCAGAAAATAAGGGAAGCTGTTAATAAAGTGTCGAATCACGAGTTTGTTAAATCCCAAATGCATTACGTGGCAGGGTTTGAAAACCGTTGGGATCTGATTAGGACACCTTATTTGGAGAAAGGTGAGTATAGAGCTGATGTGCCTTTCTTTGGGAATCCTAACATTATACTTGGCAGTTGGATGAGCATGCCGTTTTATGAGGCTGATTTTGGGTTGGGGAAGCCGTTTTATTTTGGTCCTGGTGGTGTGTGTCCTTATGACAGAGGGGTTATTGCTCTAATGCCTGACGAAGATGGTGATAATGGATATGGTGTTGTGGTGTACATGCACTTTCAGGTAGACCACATGAAagattttatcaaatacttctGGGAAGATATTTGA